Below is a window of Nitrospirota bacterium DNA.
GTCTCCAGGTGCCCGGGGGCTCGTTTGTGTTCGGGGAAATCATACTGTGCTCTGAATCACTTTCCCGGGGGTTCTTTTATTGCAGATTATAGCAGAGTAGCCGGTCCCGGGAAGGCAAGGAGCGCAGATGCCGGCGATGATAATTTCTAAGAGGTATGCTATACTTATATTGTTATCCGCATCCTTTCCGACACAAATGCCTGAAAAGCAAGAGTGCGGGAGGCACGAGGAGGCCTGTTGAATTGAACGCCAGAGCGGGAGCGCGCCGTAGAGGAATCCTTCGGAAACTTCTCTTCCTCATCCCCTTTGTTCTCATCCCGTCGTCGGCCTTTGCCTGGGGCCCTCTGACCCATGTCTATCTGGGCAGTGAGATATTCTACCTGAGCTCGCTTCTTCCGGGAGCCGTCTACGGGCTCATCAACAAGTTCCGGCAGGACTACCTTTACGGCAATATGATGGCCGACATGATTCTGGCCAAGCAGTATCTGCCTTACCACAAGCATCCGCACAGCTGGGAGGTGGCCGCGGGCATCATGGAGGCGGCGGACACCGAGGCCGAGCGAGCTTTCTCTCTGGGGTACATGAGCCACCTTGCGGCCGACACCGTCGCCCACGGCAGGCTGACCCGGGGAGCCCGGAACCTCAGGCACACCTTCCTGGAGCTTTCGGCCGACCGGCTCGTGGCAAGCGGTTACTGGTCGCGGGCCGTGGCCATCGACAGGAAGGTCCAGCTGCGGGGAGACGCGTTTCTGGAGCGCTCCCTGGAGAGCTTTATCTTCTCCTTCAATACGAACAAGAGGATATTCAAGGGGCTGGTGTTCCTTTCCGGCTTGAACAAGGATGGTTTCGGAAACCTGGCCGCGCTGGAGACCATCCGCTCCCGGAGGCTCGAGACCCTCAAGGGGCTGCACGCGGAGTCCCTGGACAGGATTGTGGACGTTCTGTCCAAGGGCGAGGATTCCGAGGTCCTGAAGAAAGACCCCATCGGGAAGATTCGGGGCGGGAAAGTTCTGAAGGCTTTCCTGAGCTGAGGCGGCCATGCGCGACATGCTGGGCAGAGGCCGGGCCCTGGGCGTGGCGGAGGCCCTGGGGCGCCTCCTGAAGGCCCTGCCGGATACCCTCCCTTCGGACGAAACAGTTCCCCTGCACGAGTCTTACGGCCGCGTTTTGAGTGCCGACGTGGTCTCCTCCGAGGATGTCCCGGGTTTCGACCGGTCGAGCATGGACGGGTACGCCGTGCGGGCCGCCGACACGTTCGGCGCCGGTGAGGGCGCTCCGGCCTACCTCAAGGTCGTCGGAGACATCCTCATGGGCGAGGAGCCTTCCTTCTCCCTTGGCGACGGGGAGGCCGCCGGGGTGGCAACGGGAGGGATGCTCCCCGGTGGGGCCGACGCAGTGCTCATGCACGAGCACGCCGAAGCCCTGGGGGCCGACATGCTGGAGGCACAGAGGGCCCTGGCCCCCGGGGAAAACGTCATCAGGCGGGGAGAGGATGTCGGGCGGGGGGAAACGGTCCTCGAGAAGGGCCGGGTGCTCAGGCCGCAGGACGTCTCGGTTCTGGCAAGCCTCGGGGTGACGGGGGTGGGCGTTTATGCTCGTCCCCGGGTCGCCATCGTCTCCACCGGCGACGAAATTGTGCCGCCTGAAAAGAAGCTCGGGCCGGGGCTCGTCCGGGACTCGAATTCATACAATCTTGCGGGAATGGTCCTGGGCGAGGGCGGGGAGCCCTTGAGGCTGGGCATAGTGCGGGACGAGGAAGGGCTTGTGCGCGAGACGGTGCAGCGAGCCGCGGAGCGGAGCCACATGGTCCTCATATCGGGCGGCAGCTCGGTGGGCGCCCGGGACCTGACGGAGCGGGTGGTGGCGGAGCTGGGAGAGGTCATCTTTCACTCGGTGGCCATGAAGCCCGGGAAGCCTCTTCTGGCGGGGCTCATAGCCGGCAGGCCCGTCTTCGGCCTCCCCGGGCATCCCCGGGCGGTCTCCGTCTGCTTCGAGCAGTTTGTAAGGCCCGTGCTCAGACGCCTCGCGGGGCGGAAGCCCCGTCCCTTCGAGGCCCTGAGCAGCGTGGTGAGGGCGAGGCTGGCCAAGGGTGTGCACTCCTCCCCCGGCAGGCAGGAGAATGTGCCCGTGGCCCTCCAGGACGTGGGGGGAGAGCTCTGGGCCACGCCGCTTCTGGGAAAGTCCGGCCTCATCAGCATGCTGGTCAGAGCCGACGGCACCCTCACCATACCGCTTCGGAAGGCGGGATACGAGAAGGACGAGCTGGTCGAAATCAGGCTCCCCTGAGAGCTACTTTCTGACCGCCCGGCCCAGTCTTTTCTCTATCGAGGCAACCTTCGTGGCAATCATGTCCGTGTGGCCCTTCCGGTCGTCGATGTGGATGGTCGTGATGGCCCTGTCCTGGCGGGACATGACGGCCTGGTGGCACTTCTTCACGAGGGCCATCACCGCGTCCCAGTCCCCCTCGATGATGGTCCCCATGGGCGTCAGTTTGTACGGCAGCCCGCTCCTGTCGATAATGTCGAGGACGTCTGAGATTTCCTTGCCGGCGCTGCTTCCGGAGCCCATGGGCACGATGGAGAGCTCTGCGAGCATGGCGGACCTCCTGGCGGAAAAAATAGCGGGAACCCACGGGCTCCCGCGTCATGATGTGAAAGAGTATACCGGCATGGTTTTGTTACTCCGGCGGAACGCTCTCCCGCCCCTGGGCTCCTCGGCGCCTGCCTGAAGACGCCGCCGGCGCGGTTGGCGAAAGGTTCTCGGCGGTCTCCCGGCTCCGCGACACCCCCACCTGAAAACGCCGTTCATGCGGTTGACGAAAGGTCCTCGGCTGCCCTGGTTCTTCGGCGCCCCTCTGAAACGCCGCCCGCATGGACCTCCGGGTACCCGAAGCGGCGGAGGCCGAGGCGTTTATCTGATGGCGTCCTTCAAGCTCTTGCCCGGCGTGAACTTGGGGGCCTTCTGTGCCGGTATCTTTATCTCATTCCCCGTCTGGGGATTTCTGCCCTTGCGCGCCTTCCTCTTTGTGACCGAGAAGGTCCCAAAGCCCACCAGAGTGACCTTCTGGTTTTTCTTCAGGGCCTTGGTTATGGCATCGAGAGCGGCATCAAGGCTCCTGCCAGCCTCGGCTTTGTTGAGGTCCGCCTCCTGCGCAATTTTCTCGACCAACTCGGCTTTTGTCATGGAAATCCCCCTTGGCTGAATAAATTAAAACGAAGGGCCTGTCGGGCCTGACATAAACTAAACGAAACAGGAGGGTTTGTCAAGACAAAAATTCCGCCGAAAGGCGAAAACAAAGGCTGTGCGGAGTTCTTTCGGGGTCCGTCCACGCCGGCGGAGGCGACGCGCCACGACCGTTTCTTCGAAGGAGCCCGCCGCCTCGAGAATGAGCGGTTTTCCGCCGCGGCGAGGGCTGTCCGCCCCCGGCCGTCGCCTTTACTTTGTTCTCGGGGATATCTCATAATAGCGAAACTTCGGGGCGGGGGCGGGACCGGAACATCGATGAGAGAGAAAATTCTCAAAGCCTTTCAGGACAGCGTCAAGGTCAAGGAGCGGTTCGTGCAGGAGAACCTCGAGGCCATCGCCGAGGCGGCGAGGCTCATAGCGGATACGTTCAACAAAGGCGGAAAGCTCTTTCTCTTCGGCAACGGAGGCAGCTCCACGGACGCTTCGCACATAACGGCCGAGTTCGTGGGCAGGTTCAAGAAGGAAAGGCCGGGCCTGCCGGCCATCTCCCTCAACACCGACATGGCCACCATCACCTGTGTGGCCAACGACTACGATTATTCGGAGGTTTTCGCCCGCCAGCTCAAGGCCCTGTCGAGTGAAGGGGACGTGGTCATCGCCCTCAGCACGAGCGGAGGCTCGCCCAACGTTCTGAAGAGAAAGAGCTTTCCGCCTTTGTTGAACGTATCCGCTATGAGCCTCGCCGCCTCGGCGATGGCCCCTCGGACACGTCCTGTGCCAGATGGTCGAGGAGATCCTCTTTGAGGCTCCCCGAAAGAAATAGCACCCGCATCCTGGGCATCGATCCGGGAAGCCGCTCCTGCGGATATGGAATCATAGACGCCGACGGCCGGTACGTCTGCTCGGGCAGGGTCGTCCCCGGGGCGGGCAGTCCCCTTCACGTCAGGCTCAAGGAGCTGCACGAGGGGCTGGACGAGGTCATCCGGGAGTTCGGCCCGGAGGAGGCCGTGGTGGAGAAGGTCTTCTTTGCCAAAAGCGCACGGAGCGCTCTGAGCCTGGGCCACGCCCGGGGAATAGCCCTTCTGGCGGCGGCCGCCGGCGGCCTTGCGGTCCACGAGTACTCCGCCCTGGAGGTGAAGAAGGCGGTTACGGGGTACGGGAGGGCGGAAAAAAGGCAGGTGGAGGAGATGGTCAAAAGGGTGCTGGGCATCGACGTGGCTCTTTCCACCGACGGCGCGGACGCCCTGGCCCTGGCCGTCTGCCACCGGAACAGGGCCTGGCTCACGGCGGTGGGGGGCCGGTGATCGGCACCCTGAGAGGGGCCCTCGCGGCCAAGAGCCCGGCGCACGTTATCGTGGAGGCCGGAGGGGTGGGCTACCAGGTGATTGTTCCCCTGAGCACCCTCTCGGAGCTTCCCCCCGAGGGAACGGCCGTTTTTCTCCACATCCATACCCATGTGCGCGAAGACGCGCTTCAGCTTTACGGGTTTGCCGACGAGGGGCAGAAAAGGGTCTTCATGACGCTGCTCGGTATCTCGGGCATCGGGCCGAGGCTTGCCCTGAATATCGTCTCGAGCATCCCTCACGAGGAGTTTCTCCGCGCGGTGGAGGCCGAGGACGTGGAGCGCCTGAGCCGGGTGCCCGGCCTGGGGAAGAAAAGCTCTCACCGGATTATCCTGGAGCTCAGGGGGAAGCTCCCCACCCTGGGGGGACCGAGGGAGGACAGGGACGCCGGGGACGCCGTCAGCGCCCTGGTGAACCTGGGCTACAGGAAGACCGACGCCCAGAAGGCGGTGGAGCGGGCCCGGGCCGCCGGTCACGAGGACATAGAGACGATGCTCCGGGAAGCGCTAAAATATCTCTCGGCGGGACGCGATGAAAAGGGTTGACGACAGGGCGACCAATCCCGACATAAGGGAGGACGACTCCCCGTACGAATCGAGTCTCCGTCCCCGGACCCTTGCGGAGTTCGTGGGACAAGAGAAACTGGTGAGCAACCTCTCCATCTTCATCGAGGCCGCCCGGAAGCGGGACGAGCCTCTGGACCACGTGCTTTTCCACGGCCCGCCGGGCCTGGGAAAGACCACCCTGGCCCATATCATAGCCTCGGAAATGAACGTCGGCATCAAGGCGACCTCGGGGCCCGTCCTGGAGAGGGCGGGCGACCTGGCCGCCATACTGACGAACCTCTCGGACCATGATATCCTGTTCATAGACGAGGTCCACCGTATGGCCCGGGTGGTCGAAGAGGTGCTGTACCCGGCCATGGAGGATTTCCAGCTGGACATCATCATCGGGCAGGGCCCCAACGCCCGGACGCTGAAGCTGAACCTCCCGAGGTTCACGCTCATCGGCGCGACGACCCGGACGGGGCTTTTGACCTCGCCCCTGAGGGCGCGGTTCGGGGTGCTGCACAGGCTGGAGTTTTACGGACCGGAGGACCTGAGGCGGATAGTGCTCCGCTCGGCCCGCCTCCTGGGCACACAGGTGCAGGAGGAGGCCGCTCTGGAGATTGCCCGCCGCTCCCGGGGGACGCCGAGAATCGCCAACCGGCTCCTGAGGAGAGTGCGGGACTTCGCGGAGGTCAAGGGCGACGGAACCGTCGGGCTTCCGATAGCCCGACAGTCGCTGGACGCCCTGGAGGTGGATGAGAAGGGACTGGATTTCATGGACAGGATGCTCCTGGGGACCATCATCGAGAAATTCGAGGGCGGTCCGGTGGGCCTGGAGACCCTTTCGGCGGCCCTGCACGAGGAAAAGGATACCATCGAGGACGTCTACGAGCCCTATCTCCTTCAACTGGGCCTTCTCGAGCGGACGCCCCGCGGAAGGTGCGCCACCAGGGGAGCTTACGAGCACATGGGGATACGCACTCCCGAGTCGCTTTTTTAAGATATCTCAGCCGGCGAAAAGAGAGACCTCCTGATGGTTTCCACGCGCGGGGCCCGGGGACGTTGTGCTTTGTGGAAAGCGCTCTGTGCCCTGCTGCTTGTGGCCGTGCTTCAGCTCATCACTCTCGGGTGCCGGGAAGAAAAGCCGCTCGGCGATGGAGCGGCCCGGTTCAAGAAGGAGGTGCTTGGGGAGATGGACCGCCTGGCCGAATCTTTCACTTTACCCGTGGCGGCGGGGGACGAACGGAAGGTGCAGGCCCTCCTTGCGACAACGGAGACCAGGTTGGATGGTCAGCCCTTCGGCCTGACCATCCTCAATGCAAACGGCGTCACCCTGGCCAGCACCCTCCGGGACGAGGGGGCGGAGGCCCTGAACTTTTCCCGGTACCGCGCCGTCTCCCGCGCGCTCAAGGAAGGAAGGGTCGTCCACCAGATGCTTTACATGCAGCAGGGGCCGGAGCTGTACGTGGTGTGTGCCCCTCTTTTTGAGGCGGGAGAGATACAGGGCGTCCTGGCCATCTCTTTCGACTCCTCCGAGGTGAAGGACAGGTGGGGAATCTCTGAGGAAGAGTTCCTGAGCATGGATTTCAAAAGATAGCTGCCACGCGTCCTTTCCTCACGCGGCGGGGATGGACGGGCAGCCTTTTGCGGCCTTTTCATGAAAGAGAACAACGGCGCCGGTACCTATGAAATAGGGGTTGAAGGCGAGAGGGGCGGAAGCGTGGCCTTCTTCCTCTCGGGCCGCTTGGATATCGCCAACCTGGAGAGCGTGGCGGCGGAGCTGGAGGAGCGCTTGAGGGAAATGCGTCCCCGGAGACTTTCCGTGGACCTCGCGGGCCTCGACTATATGGACAGCACGGGCGCGCTTGCCTTGATAAGGCTGGAGGAGGGATGCGGGAGGAACGGGGTTCCGGTGGATTTCCTGAACATGAGGCCCGAGGCGAAGGGCGTGCTGGAGCTTATCGACCCCGAAACGCTCCGGACGGGGCCGCTTATCCCCATGGAGTCCCCCTTCGGCCCTCTCGAGCGGCTGGGGGACCTGAGCACACGGGACATGAGGGGTCTCGCGGAGGGGCTTATTTTTCTGGGTGCTCTCCTCAAGGAGATTTTCTCCGTCGTTCTCCGTCCCTGGACCCTCCGCTGGCGGGATGTGCTTTTTTCCCTGAAAAGGGCGGGGCTGACCGGCGTGCCCATAGTGGGCCTCATCGGCTTTCTCATGGGCCTTATCGTGGCCTTCCTGTCGGCCATCCAGCTTCAGGAGTTCGGGGCGGACATCTTCGTGGCCTCCCTGGTGGCCATCGGCATCGTGCGGGAGCTCGGGCCCATCATGACCGCCATCGTGGTGGCAGGGCGCTCGGGGTCCGCCTACGCGGCCGAGATAGGCACCATGCAGGTCAACGACGAAGTGGACGCTCTGGTGACGATGGGTTTCGAGCCCGTGCGTTTTCTGGCCGTTCCCAAGGTCCTGGCCACCATGGCGGCGGTTCCTCTGCTGACCGTCTATGCCGATTTGGCCGGTATCCTCGGGGGCCTGTTCATCGGCGTCATAGGCCTTGACGTCACGGCGTCGGCCTACCTGGAGCAGACGAGGGGCAGCATATACGTCATTGATATGACCACGA
It encodes the following:
- a CDS encoding zinc dependent phospholipase C family protein, with the protein product MNARAGARRRGILRKLLFLIPFVLIPSSAFAWGPLTHVYLGSEIFYLSSLLPGAVYGLINKFRQDYLYGNMMADMILAKQYLPYHKHPHSWEVAAGIMEAADTEAERAFSLGYMSHLAADTVAHGRLTRGARNLRHTFLELSADRLVASGYWSRAVAIDRKVQLRGDAFLERSLESFIFSFNTNKRIFKGLVFLSGLNKDGFGNLAALETIRSRRLETLKGLHAESLDRIVDVLSKGEDSEVLKKDPIGKIRGGKVLKAFLS
- a CDS encoding molybdopterin-binding protein, with translation MRDMLGRGRALGVAEALGRLLKALPDTLPSDETVPLHESYGRVLSADVVSSEDVPGFDRSSMDGYAVRAADTFGAGEGAPAYLKVVGDILMGEEPSFSLGDGEAAGVATGGMLPGGADAVLMHEHAEALGADMLEAQRALAPGENVIRRGEDVGRGETVLEKGRVLRPQDVSVLASLGVTGVGVYARPRVAIVSTGDEIVPPEKKLGPGLVRDSNSYNLAGMVLGEGGEPLRLGIVRDEEGLVRETVQRAAERSHMVLISGGSSVGARDLTERVVAELGEVIFHSVAMKPGKPLLAGLIAGRPVFGLPGHPRAVSVCFEQFVRPVLRRLAGRKPRPFEALSSVVRARLAKGVHSSPGRQENVPVALQDVGGELWATPLLGKSGLISMLVRADGTLTIPLRKAGYEKDELVEIRLP
- a CDS encoding MTH1187 family thiamine-binding protein, translating into MLAELSIVPMGSGSSAGKEISDVLDIIDRSGLPYKLTPMGTIIEGDWDAVMALVKKCHQAVMSRQDRAITTIHIDDRKGHTDMIATKVASIEKRLGRAVRK
- a CDS encoding HU family DNA-binding protein, translating into MTKAELVEKIAQEADLNKAEAGRSLDAALDAITKALKKNQKVTLVGFGTFSVTKRKARKGRNPQTGNEIKIPAQKAPKFTPGKSLKDAIR
- a CDS encoding SIS domain-containing protein; the protein is MREKILKAFQDSVKVKERFVQENLEAIAEAARLIADTFNKGGKLFLFGNGGSSTDASHITAEFVGRFKKERPGLPAISLNTDMATITCVANDYDYSEVFARQLKALSSEGDVVIALSTSGGSPNVLKRKSFPPLLNVSAMSLAASAMAPRTRPVPDGRGDPL
- the ruvC gene encoding crossover junction endodeoxyribonuclease RuvC → MRLPERNSTRILGIDPGSRSCGYGIIDADGRYVCSGRVVPGAGSPLHVRLKELHEGLDEVIREFGPEEAVVEKVFFAKSARSALSLGHARGIALLAAAAGGLAVHEYSALEVKKAVTGYGRAEKRQVEEMVKRVLGIDVALSTDGADALALAVCHRNRAWLTAVGGR
- the ruvA gene encoding Holliday junction branch migration protein RuvA; the protein is MIGTLRGALAAKSPAHVIVEAGGVGYQVIVPLSTLSELPPEGTAVFLHIHTHVREDALQLYGFADEGQKRVFMTLLGISGIGPRLALNIVSSIPHEEFLRAVEAEDVERLSRVPGLGKKSSHRIILELRGKLPTLGGPREDRDAGDAVSALVNLGYRKTDAQKAVERARAAGHEDIETMLREALKYLSAGRDEKG
- the ruvB gene encoding Holliday junction branch migration DNA helicase RuvB, with product MKRVDDRATNPDIREDDSPYESSLRPRTLAEFVGQEKLVSNLSIFIEAARKRDEPLDHVLFHGPPGLGKTTLAHIIASEMNVGIKATSGPVLERAGDLAAILTNLSDHDILFIDEVHRMARVVEEVLYPAMEDFQLDIIIGQGPNARTLKLNLPRFTLIGATTRTGLLTSPLRARFGVLHRLEFYGPEDLRRIVLRSARLLGTQVQEEAALEIARRSRGTPRIANRLLRRVRDFAEVKGDGTVGLPIARQSLDALEVDEKGLDFMDRMLLGTIIEKFEGGPVGLETLSAALHEEKDTIEDVYEPYLLQLGLLERTPRGRCATRGAYEHMGIRTPESLF
- a CDS encoding MlaE family lipid ABC transporter permease subunit; the encoded protein is MKENNGAGTYEIGVEGERGGSVAFFLSGRLDIANLESVAAELEERLREMRPRRLSVDLAGLDYMDSTGALALIRLEEGCGRNGVPVDFLNMRPEAKGVLELIDPETLRTGPLIPMESPFGPLERLGDLSTRDMRGLAEGLIFLGALLKEIFSVVLRPWTLRWRDVLFSLKRAGLTGVPIVGLIGFLMGLIVAFLSAIQLQEFGADIFVASLVAIGIVRELGPIMTAIVVAGRSGSAYAAEIGTMQVNDEVDALVTMGFEPVRFLAVPKVLATMAAVPLLTVYADLAGILGGLFIGVIGLDVTASAYLEQTRGSIYVIDMTTSLVKAVVFAFIIAAVGCHRGFRVRGGAEEVGAATTSAVVAAIFFIIVVDAVFAVVLHYAGWEQSLAYIP